A DNA window from Brassica napus cultivar Da-Ae chromosome A4, Da-Ae, whole genome shotgun sequence contains the following coding sequences:
- the LOC125607978 gene encoding protein RADIALIS-like 2, translating into MASNSMSAYGSGAWTVKQSKAFESALATYDQDSPDRWYNVARAVGGTTPDEAKRQYELLVRDIESIENGHVAFPNYKTNGGSTKGRLRDEEKRMRSMKLQ; encoded by the exons ATGGCATCAAACTCAATGTCTGCTTATGGATCTGGCGCATGGACTGTTAAGCAGAGCAAAGCCTTTGAGAGTGCTCTAGCAACCTATGACCAGGACTCCCCTGACCGTTGGTACAATGTCGCTAGAGCTGTTGGTGGGACAACACCAGATGAAGCTAAGAGACAATACGAGCTTCTCGTACGTGACATAGAAAGCATTGAGAATGGGCACGTGGCATTCCCTAACTACAAGACTAATGGAGGCAGCACTAAGGGCAGGCTGCGTGATGAGGAAAAAAG GATGAGAAGCATGAAGCTGCAGTGA